The Agarilytica rhodophyticola genome has a window encoding:
- a CDS encoding GntR family transcriptional regulator, whose product MTPKQFDNKLSGSSFKLQPLYKQVEEHVIQLIVEQHWKPGEMLPSEFELASQYNVSQGTVRKALNSLTDSKILTRRQGVGTFVSEHTGHQALYRFFPLVADGEKPELPKAEVMQLRLLKSVSTEILNSLGLKAKEKVIFLSRRRILNGEYCLLEDIHLPYKYFKELLDEEEIPHTLYHFYQTRFNLTVHKTVDKIKAVLARASDAKALEIDRGEPLLKFTRVTYSLDGKIIEYRVNRCRSDRFHYLVDLE is encoded by the coding sequence ATGACGCCAAAGCAATTTGATAATAAATTAAGCGGCTCTTCATTCAAACTACAACCGCTTTACAAACAAGTCGAAGAACATGTCATCCAACTTATTGTGGAGCAGCACTGGAAGCCTGGCGAAATGTTACCCAGTGAATTCGAGCTGGCAAGCCAATATAACGTTAGCCAAGGAACCGTAAGAAAAGCCTTAAATTCCTTAACTGACTCCAAAATTTTAACCCGTAGGCAAGGTGTCGGAACCTTTGTTTCTGAGCATACAGGCCATCAAGCACTCTACCGCTTTTTCCCCTTGGTCGCAGATGGTGAAAAGCCCGAACTCCCTAAAGCCGAAGTGATGCAACTGCGCTTACTAAAATCTGTCAGCACAGAAATACTTAATAGCCTGGGATTAAAGGCAAAAGAAAAAGTCATTTTTTTATCCCGTAGACGCATACTAAATGGCGAGTACTGCTTACTTGAAGATATTCACCTACCTTATAAGTATTTTAAAGAGTTGTTGGATGAAGAAGAAATCCCACACACTTTGTATCACTTTTATCAAACTCGCTTTAATTTAACAGTCCATAAAACTGTAGACAAAATAAAAGCGGTACTTGCACGAGCTAGCGATGCCAAGGCCTTGGAGATAGATAGAGGAGAGCCCTTACTGAAGTTTACCCGGGTCACTTATTCTCTCGATGGCAAGATAATCGAATATCGCGTCAACAGATGCCGCTCAGACCGCTTTCACTATTTGGTAGACCTTGAGTAA
- a CDS encoding aldo/keto reductase, whose product MSTEIPKVGLGLWKIAKENCAQAVYDAISIGYRHLDSACDYGNEVEVGQGIKKALDEGLCQREDLWVTSKLWNTYHAKEHVKPALMKTLNDLGLEYLDLYLIHFPIALTFVPFETRYPPEWFLDPEAESPRMQSAKVPLHETWAAMEELVNEGLVKRIGVCNYNSGLLHDLMSYATVKPAALQIESHPFLTQEKLIRLSQSYGLEVTAFSPLGALSYVELDMATSSDTVLQNPAVITAAERTGKTAAQVVLRWNVQRGCSVIPKSSKPNHLKENLDIFDFSLTEEEMLSISALNANRRFNDPGHFCEIAFNTFHPIYD is encoded by the coding sequence ATGTCAACTGAAATACCTAAAGTAGGTTTGGGTTTATGGAAAATCGCCAAAGAGAACTGTGCCCAGGCCGTTTACGATGCAATATCTATCGGCTATCGCCATCTCGACAGTGCCTGCGATTACGGCAATGAAGTGGAAGTGGGACAAGGTATCAAAAAGGCTTTGGATGAAGGCTTATGTCAGCGGGAAGATCTATGGGTGACCTCTAAACTATGGAATACCTATCATGCTAAAGAGCATGTTAAACCAGCACTTATGAAAACCCTCAATGATTTAGGACTTGAATATCTCGATTTATATCTTATCCACTTCCCTATCGCCTTAACTTTTGTGCCCTTTGAAACACGCTATCCACCGGAGTGGTTTTTAGACCCAGAAGCTGAATCACCTCGTATGCAAAGTGCGAAAGTACCATTACATGAAACCTGGGCGGCGATGGAAGAACTGGTCAACGAAGGCTTAGTCAAAAGAATAGGTGTTTGTAATTACAATTCGGGTCTTTTACACGACTTAATGTCTTACGCCACTGTTAAGCCTGCCGCCTTGCAAATTGAATCACACCCATTTTTGACTCAAGAGAAACTGATACGTTTGAGTCAAAGCTATGGTCTTGAAGTGACCGCCTTTTCTCCTCTGGGTGCTCTATCTTATGTAGAACTAGATATGGCAACATCTTCAGATACCGTACTACAAAATCCCGCTGTTATTACAGCTGCAGAGCGTACAGGAAAAACAGCAGCACAAGTTGTACTGCGCTGGAATGTGCAGCGAGGTTGCTCAGTTATCCCTAAATCGAGCAAACCTAATCACCTGAAGGAAAATTTAGATATTTTTGACTTCTCATTAACTGAAGAAGAGATGCTGAGTATTTCTGCACTCAATGCTAATCGTCGCTTTAATGATCCCGGACATTTTTGCGAGATCGCCTTTAATACTTTCCACCCTATTTACGACTAG
- a CDS encoding TauD/TfdA family dioxygenase has protein sequence MTTIEFQDVAEQLNFDGDIFPKIIVNQGFASTVEECKAWIKANKQALETALTTSGALLFRGFPVKSAECFDEFSAAFEYPNFTYQESLSNAVRINFTERVFTANEAPKDVEIYLHHEMAQTPIYPSKLFFFCQSAADQGGATPLCRSDKLFEALQKKDPKLANDFATKGLKYTTTMPADDNPKSGQGRSWKSTLSVADKASAEHKLKQLGYSWKWLEDNSLRAVTPALPAVLKLDNGKQVFFNQLIAAYLGWQGVKENPSSAITFGDGSAIPKAGLELVVDLAKDYTFDLAWQDDDVAIVDNYMAMHGRRPYSGERKRQVLVALAAA, from the coding sequence ATGACTACTATAGAATTTCAGGATGTCGCCGAACAATTAAATTTTGACGGAGACATTTTTCCCAAGATTATTGTTAATCAGGGCTTTGCTTCGACAGTAGAAGAATGCAAAGCCTGGATTAAGGCGAATAAACAAGCACTAGAGACAGCGCTTACAACATCTGGAGCACTTTTATTTCGCGGCTTTCCAGTAAAGTCAGCAGAGTGCTTTGATGAATTTTCTGCTGCCTTTGAGTATCCTAATTTCACTTATCAGGAATCTCTATCGAATGCTGTAAGGATAAATTTCACCGAGCGAGTTTTTACCGCTAATGAAGCACCAAAAGACGTTGAAATTTATCTACACCATGAAATGGCACAGACGCCGATCTATCCAAGTAAACTGTTTTTCTTTTGCCAATCAGCTGCCGATCAAGGGGGCGCCACCCCGCTGTGCCGCTCAGATAAGCTATTTGAAGCATTGCAGAAAAAAGACCCTAAGTTAGCCAATGACTTTGCTACCAAGGGACTTAAATATACCACCACAATGCCTGCTGATGATAATCCGAAATCAGGACAAGGTCGCAGCTGGAAAAGCACATTGAGTGTTGCGGATAAAGCCTCTGCAGAGCATAAACTAAAACAGCTGGGCTATAGCTGGAAATGGCTAGAAGATAATAGCCTAAGAGCGGTAACTCCAGCTCTACCAGCAGTATTAAAACTTGATAACGGCAAACAGGTATTTTTTAATCAACTAATCGCAGCATATTTAGGTTGGCAGGGAGTAAAGGAAAATCCTTCCAGTGCTATTACTTTCGGAGATGGTAGTGCAATACCTAAAGCCGGCTTAGAGTTAGTAGTAGATTTGGCAAAAGACTATACTTTTGATCTCGCATGGCAAGATGATGATGTCGCTATTGTCGATAACTATATGGCAATGCATGGCCGCAGGCCATATTCAGGAGAGAGAAAAAGACAAGTACTGGTCGCCTTAGCAGCGGCATAG
- a CDS encoding VOC family protein, translated as MIGYTTIGTKDMDRAVAFYDALLAEIGGKQLMGMDRIKFYGNDPSSAMLAICLPYDGEEQACGNGTMVAFPGGSIEGANKLYAKAIELGASDEGEPGQRMPFFYGGYVRDLDGNKLCFYHMTPTE; from the coding sequence ATGATTGGTTACACCACCATTGGAACAAAAGATATGGATCGTGCAGTTGCTTTCTATGATGCATTGCTTGCTGAAATAGGAGGAAAACAGTTGATGGGTATGGATCGTATCAAGTTTTATGGCAATGACCCCTCTTCAGCCATGTTAGCTATTTGCCTTCCCTACGATGGTGAAGAGCAGGCGTGTGGTAACGGCACCATGGTTGCTTTTCCTGGCGGCTCAATTGAAGGTGCGAATAAACTATATGCCAAAGCTATTGAATTGGGTGCAAGTGATGAAGGTGAGCCAGGGCAGCGTATGCCATTTTTCTACGGTGGTTATGTACGTGATCTAGATGGCAATAAACTGTGCTTCTACCATATGACACCAACTGAGTAA